The Mucilaginibacter rubeus genomic interval TTGATAAGGCGAAGTTCAATGCTTTTTTAAAGAAAACCCAGGCTACATTCATGATGGCCAAGGCTATGCTCATTGATATGCCTTATAAAGTGATTTTGAGGTTTGCTCATCCGGTTAAAAAAATCAATAATTCAAAAGCCATGCTCTCGGCCGACAGGAGGGAAGTAACCCTTGTTACCAGTATGGATGAGGTTATCAAAAATCCTAATGTGATGAATCTGAAAATTGATTTTTAACCACCTGTGTTTGTTCTGAATTATTTATGACCTGGCATAAAATTGACCATACTCCTGATTTTTCGCGTCCATTTATAAAAAAGGTTAAGGCTGGTAGTAAAAGTATTTGCCTGGTAGGTTTTGAAGGAAAACTTTATGCTGTATCAGCTAAATGCCCACACGCAGGCGCAGATTTAAGTGAGGGCTTATGTGTCAGAAAACTAATTGTTTGCCCTTATCATCGCTATACTTACGATTTGGAAACAGGCAAAGGAGGCGAAGGACAAAATGATTTTATTGAAACTTATCCGGTTGAAATAAGAGAAGATGGTGTTTACATCGGAGTAAACTCACTTTGGGATAAGTTAAGATTGGGGTTTAAGTGAGTGGTTGCGTTATAAGGCCGTCATTACGAGGTACGAAGCAATCGCGGACTATGCAGGGCGAGCCTGCTAATCGGGGATTGCTTCGTGCCTCGCAATGACGATAAAGCTGAGACTATTTATAAACCTCTTTATTAGCCGAAGCTAAGGTGTTTTTAAGCAAACCAACAATGGTCATCAAGCCGACACCGCCCGGTACAGGGGTGATCCATGATGATTTTGGCGCCACGTTTTCAAAATCAACATCGCCGTAAAGCTTAAAGCCCGATTTTGTTGTTGCTGATGTTTCTCGGTTCATACCTACGTCAACTACTACAACACCATCTTTCACCATATCGGCAGTAATGAAATTCTTTTTGCCAATAGCTACGATCAGAATATCGGCGTCAAGCGTGAATTTTTTGATATCAGGAGTGCGGCTGTGGCAAATGGTTACCGTGCAGTTGCCCGGAGTAGTGTTACGCGCCATCAAGATGCTCATAGGCGACCCAACGATATTACTGCGGCCAACAACAACACAATGTTTACCTGCTGTTTCAATGCCATATTCCTTAAGCATTAAAGTAATACCATAAGGTGTTGCCGGAATAAATGACGGCAGGTTGCGCTGCATGCGGCCCAGGTTAACCGGGTGAAAACCATCCACATCTTTGCGGTGGTCAATACGCTCAGTTACCTTTTCAGGATCGATATGTTTTGGTAACGGAAGCTGTACAATGATACCATCGATATCAGCGTCGGCATTCAGCTCTTCAACTTTCTTTAGTAATTCTTCTTCGGTAACGTCATCTTCATAACGTACCAATGATGATTTGAAGCCAACTTTTTCGCAATTTTTCATTTTGCTGGCAACGTAAGTTTCGCTGCCGCCATCATGACCAACCAATACTGCAACCAAATGGGGCTTGCGACCGGTTTTCTCTAATATTTTAGCTGCTTCTTCAGCTATTTCAACCTTAAGTTTTTCTGAAACGTATTTTCCGTCTAAAAGCTGCATTGTTAAATGTGTTTAACGAATTGATCAGGCAATGGGGGTAAACTCAAATTTACCGGCTCTGACTTTACTCGTACTTTTATAAAAGGCCTGTTATCCAGGGATAATTTTAATCCGTGATTTTGATTGATCTTGCTGATGATACTTTCGATGGTTTCTGTTTTATTATTCAGGAGCATTTCAAATATAATTTTATTTGAGCGCACATCTTTATTGAAAGCATCAATGTAATATTTCGGTTGGCCGGCATCGTACACAATCCATTTGCCATAAACAAAGTCTCCTAAATGAATATGTTTAACAAACCCGGTTGCTGTAAAATATGTAACTAACCTGTACAGAATATATCAATTTACTCACCCTCGCTTCCCTTCAAAGGAGTTGAGGGATTAATCCAACTTCAAAACTGCCATGAATGCCGATTGTGGTATCTCAACGTTACCTACCTGGCGCATGCGTTTTTTACCTTGTTTCTGTTTTTCTAACAGTTTACGTTTACGGGAGATATCACCACCATAACACTTGGCGGTAACGTCTTTGCGTAGCGCTTTTACTGTTTCGCGAGCGATGATCTTGGCACCGATAGAAGCCTGGATAATGATCTCAAATTGCTGACGCGGTAAAAGCTCTTTTAATTTCTCGCAGATTTTTTTACCAAAGTCGTAAGAGTTACCACGGAAGATCAGGGACGATAAAGCATCAACAGGTTCGCTGTTTAGGCGGATGTCCAATTTTACCAGGTCTGACTGGCGGTAACCTATCTGGTGATAATCGAACGATGCATACCCTTTTGAAATGGTTTTCAGCTTATCATAAAAATCAAATACGATCTCACCCATTGGCATCTCAAAAATCAACTCAACACGCTCGGATGTAAGGTATGATTGATTAGTTATGGTACCACGTTTTTGGATACAAAGCGACATTACCGGGCCAACAAATTCAGATTTGGTAATGATAGTGGCCTTGATATATGGTTCTTCAACAAAATCAATTTTACTTGGGTCCGGAAGGTCTGATGGATTATTTACAGTAAATGAATCACCCTTAGTGGTGTGGGCCAAATAGGATACGTTGGGTACCGTGGTGATTACCGTCATGTTGAACTCGCGTTCCAGACGTTCCTGGATGATCTCCATGTGCAGCATCCCTAAGAAACCGCAACGGAAACCAAAACCTAAGGCAGCTGATGATTCCGGTTCAAAAACCAATGAAGCGTCATTTAACTGTAGTTTGGCCATTGATTCACGCAGTTCTTCGTAATCTTCAGTATCAACAGGATAGATACCGGCAAATACCATTGGTTTTACCTCTTCAAATCCCTGAATACCTTGTTCGCACGGGCGGTCAACCTGGGTGATGGTATCACCTACTTTAACCTCTTTAGCTTCTTTGATACCCGAGATGATATAACCTACGTCGCCGGTTTTGATCACATCCTTAGCCAGCGGACGCAGTTTTAATGTACCAACTTCATCAGCAAGATATTGCTTTTCGGTAGCGACAAATTTTACTTTGTCGCCTTTGCGAATCTCGCCGTTAACAACTTTAAAGTAAGCGATGATACCGCGGAACGAGTTAAATACCGAATCGAAAATTAGTGCCTGCAGCGGAGCTTTCGGGTCACCTACAGGCGCTGGTACACGCTCAACAATAGCACGAAGTATGTCGTGTACGCCCATACCAGTTTTACCTGATGCGGCAAGGATTTCTTCGCGTTTACAGCCAATGAGGTCAACTATCTGATCTTTTACTTCCTCTGGCATAGCGCCCGGAAGGTCCATTTTATTCAGAATAGGGATGATCTCCAGGTCGTTCTCTAAAGCCAGGTACAGGTTTGAAATGGTTTGTGCCTGAATACCCTGTGCAGCATCAACAATCAGCAAAGCACCTTCACAGGCAGCTATTGAGCGTGATACCTCGTACGAGAAATCCACGTGTCCGGGTGTGTCGATTAGGTTGAGTACGTATTTTTGACCATCAAGCTCGTAATCCATTTGTATGGCATGGCTTTTTATGGTAATACCGCGCTCGCGTTCCAAATCCATATCGTCAAGCAGCTGTGCCTGCGATTCGCGCTGGGTTATAGTGTTAGTATACTCTAATAACCTATCGGCAAGTGTGCTTTTGCCGTGGTCGATGTGTGCTATGATACAAAAATTACGAATGTGCTCCATTGAACCGCAAAAATAGCTTTTTAGGATGATAATTTGGTATTGAGTTTTTTAATTGGCTTTTTATTTCGTTAACACTATAGCAACTCAAATAAACAAGCGGTTAAATTAAAGCAAAAATGAAAGAATACGCCATACCAGATGGTATTTTCTTTAACCCGGGTATAACCCAGAAATAAGGCGAATGGAATTAACCAAAACAAGGAAATGAAGCTAAGATGGATAATGGCAAATAAGAAAGCCGAAATAAAAACAGCCTGTCCGGTATCTGCAATATTTAGTAATGACTGTAGCAGATAGCCCCTAAAGCCAAGTTCTTCAAATAAAGCGGGCGTTATGGCTGTGAAAAATATGATTAAATAGGCTGAGCCGGGCGAATCGGCAAAAATAGAGTAGTAATAATAATCGCGGGAGAAAACAATAACGTTGACCCAGTTTGCGATGTAATGGATCAACAAAGCGCTTGTCATGGCAAATGCACCGTAGGCCGCTAATTTGGGGAATGAAAATGAAGGCCAGCGGAGTAGTTTCTTACAATTGGCCCAGTTATATGCGAAAAATATGACCGCGGTACCGGCTATAATAATTTCGATAACCAGGAACCAACCTATCGTCTTAAAATAATCAACAAACGATGATAATGCACATACCAGGATATAAATGCAGTAAAACAGGGCGGTCTGTTTCAGTAATTCCCAGTTATGTGCAGTTTGACTGTTAAATGTTTCGGTTTGTTTGTGGCCGCAGCTACTGCAAAACTTTACATTAACACCATTTGAGGCCCCGCATTGTGTACAGAGACTTGTTCTGACTGTTTCTTGTTCGTTGAACACCAAAAAACTAAGCTATATTGTTTTCTTTCCTGATTTTTTCTATTTCCATTGCCGATTTGATACCCTTAATCATGTAGCCGATGATCACAATTTTTATAATGATACCCTGAGCAATAGATATAGGTTCAATTATGGCATTTAATACCTGTACAATCACGTACAACGATAAACCTGATATGAGACAGGCTAAAGGCTTGCGCTTGCTGTAAGCACCTAAAACTAAGAATATAGCCGCCATTATGATATTGGTTACCACTACAGATACTACGTCAACCTCATCTTTGTGTATGAAAAAATATATGAGACCTGCGAAAATGAAAACGCCTGCCAGGTAATATAATGTATTGCTTGCCTGCCTGAGCGTTTTGTTATAAGTAAACATATCTATTTCCTCAACCTGGCGCTCTGAAATAAATTTGTTTTGTTCGGCTTCAGTACCTTTAAGTGGGTATCCGCATTGGGTGCAAAATGTATCTTCGGCTTTTGAATCGGCGTTGCAGTGTGCGCATTTCTCCGTTAATTGAACGGCTACAGGAATTTGATTTTCCATTGAATTTTTGTGATAAGGACTTAAATGTTACACGAATATAATTATTGAAAATTTAATTGTGTTACAAATCATATAATTTTAGTTTACCAGGATCGATGACTTTTTTGTGGCCCATATGTTTAAAAACGAAATCTTTAATAGCGTGCTTAATCACATACAAAGCAAACTTAATTTATGCATTACGGATGTTAGTGCAGTGATTGGTGGCGACATAAACAAAGTTTATCGTTTGCAGGGGGACGGTAGTTGTTATTTGCTAAAAGTAAACGACAGGTACAATTATCCCAATATGTTTGCAAGAGAGCAGGAGGGCTTATGCGCTATCGGTAAGACTAATACAATATCGGTTCCTGATGTTATTCTTAAAGGAGAGGTGGACAATGAGAGTTATCTTGTATTGGAGTGGATTAATGCAGGTTCTGGAAACGCTTTGTCATCTTCTAAATTAGGTACGGAGATTGCCCGAATGCATAAGAACAGCGATGCTCAATTTGGCTTTTATACTGATAACTATATGGGATCGCTCCATCAAAGCAATAAAAGACATGGCAGTTGGACTCAGTTTTTTGTTGAGGAAAGATTGCAACCCATGGTTAAAATGGCTGTAAATAAAAAAGAACTCAACCAAAGCGATGTGCGCAAGTTTGATGAGCTGTATAAGAAACTTCCGGGTTTGTTTACAGAAGAACCTCCCGCATTATTACATGGCGATCTTTGGGGAGGTAATTATTTAATTGATGTAGAAGGAAAGCCTTATTTGATTGATCCGGCCGTTTGTTATGGCAACCGCGAGTTTGATATTGCAATGACTACACTTTTCGGTGGTTTTGACCGTGCTTTTTATGAAGCCTATAATGCGGAATTTCCGTTTCAGAACGGTTGGCAGCAAAGGCTTCAACTTTGGAACTTATATCCACTATTGGTTCATGTAAACCTGTTTGGCGGTATGTACGCCAAACAGGTAAGGGATAATCTTTCGGTATTTGTTTAGTTGGTGCCTTGTACAAAGATTGGTGTTTCAGATACAGTTACGGTTAGCTTACCATCAACTGTATTAACCTGGGTTTTCACTGCCTGGTCTGCACCTGTTTTTAGCGTGTAGATATTTGCTTTCGGAGTACCCAAATCAAGTGTGTAAGTGCCTGTACGTGCCCTGAAATCAGGAATGGTAAGGGCGTACATGGTTTGTGAGTCTGATACATACTTGTCCACCAGCGGGTCCGCATTCAAGGTAGCCGAATAGGTATAGCTACCCATTAATTTTGATGTTTGCAATATAAAATCTGCTGCCGGTCTGCGTTTTCCATTTTCTGCCAGGCCTGATGTAGCATACTGAACATCAACATTAGGTGTATCATCAAAAAGCTGGTAGTAAAATACGCGCTGGATACCATGGCGGATATAAAGTAATGAAGTTCTTAAGATCCAATCCGCCTGGGTGTCTTTCGGTAACTTATCGCCAACATATAACGCTTTCTGGTAGCTTCCCTGGTTTATATCATAACCTGATTCAGTTACCCAAACAGGGAGGGGTTTAGTTAATGAGTTAGCGTATTGAACAAATGAATCGGCGATCTGGCCGGCCATTGACAGCTCAGGTGGCAGACCAATTGTTGCTGATTGATGCGTTAAGATGTTGCCGTTGTTATTGTAATAATGGTAATTGATGATATCGAAACAAAGATCTACACTTCCATCAGCACGGTAACCGCGATTAGTACGGCACCATTCTACCATTTTCTTCACGAAATCTACGTTGCAGGTAGCTAAACCACCCATCACAACTTTCATGTTAGGATCGGCATTTTTTACGCCGGCATTTTTGCCAAGTTTGCCTTTATCTCCGTCATAAAAGGCTGACATGTTGGCCGCGTATTCTTCGGCTGTTTGTTGCGTTGCCGGGCCTTTCCACCATTTGTCGCGTTCATTATCGCATTCAACATATGATACAACGCTCATTCCTACTTTTACCTGGTTAGGTGGATCGTTAGTCCAACGCACGCTTGAGTCAACCTTTACCAACGACCTGTCCACATTGGCATTGTAGCCGTAGCGGGCTGCAAATTGAAATGCCATACGTGCCTGTTCAATATAACTTGCAGGATCGGCCTTGCTTAAACCATAAAGAAGCGGCGCGTTTTCAAGGTCTTGCATATCATTGGGGTAGGTGCTAACCAACCACGGTGGACAATTTTTTATATCGGCCAAAACCAATATACCCTCCTGCTTGCAGCGGTTATAAATAAGGTCGTAATCCCAACTGCCTTCATGTGTTGGACTGAAGGTGTAATTGCCTTTGGTACTTTCCATCCGGGCCCAACCCAGGTAATGCCTAACCCCGCTGAATGATTTGATGAGCGCCATATTGGTTTCATAAATGGTGCTTTTCAGATTGGGATTAGCCGGATCCTGCAAAAAATTCCATTCATATGCGTTAATGCCAAACATATCTTTTAACTGAACGCCGACACCGCTGTACGAGTTTAATTTAAATTTGCCGGAAGCGTCAATGACACCGGCAGACATTTTTTCAGAGTTTGGTGCAGGTGGACTAAGCCTTTCCGGGCGACACCTGCTGAATAAAAAGGTAGAAAACAGAATGACTGCCAGTATTTTACTGTGAAATACGATTTGCATGCCCCGTTGTAATTTTGCGCTCATAAGCTACAATTAATAAAGTTTAATAAAAAACATATTTAATGTTTTCAGAGGCAGCGGAAACCGCATAACTATCCCATGAACCTTTCGGAGTTGTTTTTTTAATTAAAGTTTCAGGAATATGAGTAGTAGTGTAGTTATGGGTGTTTTAACGTATAGTTTAGGCTTCGGGTTTCGTTACTCTTTAAAGTTTTAGAGTAAATTTTTAAGTTCCTGTTTATTAATATGTTGCGTTTGGGTTTGATAGCGATCTATCATTATTGCTGAAATAGGTTAAAAATTATATAACCTTTATTTAATATATCAACAGGGCCTTTTTCCGGATGATATCGATAAGTTCAAAAAAAAGCCCGAACCATCCGGTCCGGGCTTTACATATTATAATGTTATTTTAATATGATGAATTATTTCACTTTAACATAAGTTTCAATAATTTCATGATCAACCTTGAGGCTATCTATTTTTTCAATCCCTTTTTGAACCAGGGTGTCATTTTTTACGGTGAGCTTAAATTTAAAATCCCTGTTTTCCCAATCACGTGCGTCGCAATAAGCCAGATGTTCGGTATAGTCGTCGCCAGATAGGGTATAGGTGCCCGCGCCTGATGAATAAACAGGTTTGGCTGTTTTGCCATGTACCAGATCATGCGTAAAAAAGGCAAAGTTAGTGGCGTTAAACATCTTGAACATCTCCTGATCTTTTGGTGGCGTAGTTACCGTGGTATCATTCTTCACGATACTTTTACTTGATATCAGGTGCCAGGTTCCGTCAAGTTTGCCTGCAGGTTCAGTTGTTTCTGTTGTTGCCTTTGGCGGATTGCCGCATGAGCATAGCGCGAGCAACAAAAAAGAAGCTAAGTAGTAGGTTTTCATGGTGTTAATAAAGGTTATTGATATACAATAATAGCATAAAAAAAGCATCGGCAATCATAATTGCCGATGCTTTTTAAAATAATTTCAAAAGTTTATGTTATTCGCCGCGTTTCAGGCCAAATTTTTCAATTTTACTGTATAAGTGGCTGCGTTGAATATCAATATCGTCAGCTGTTTTTGAAACATTCCAATTGTTTTTTTCCAGCTTGAATTTGATGTATTCACGCTCGGCAAAATCTTTATATTCCTGAAAGTTATTAAACTGATCAAAGTCTGTTTGTGGCGCGGGAGCCGCTGAGCCAGCAGCCGTAACGGCAACAGGAGCCGATGGATTGGCAAATGCGCGTACATCATTATCGGTGATAACTTTATCGCTCAGGATAATCAAACGCTCAACCATGTTGCGAAGCTCACGGATGTTACCTGTCCACGGAAGAGATTTAAGCGCTTCCAACGCTGCATCTGAGATCTTTTTAACCGGCATGCCGTATTCATTACAGATCTCATCCAAAAAGCTTTGCGTTAACAGCGAGATATCATCCTTGCGCTCAATAAGTGGCGGTACGTGAATCAATATTACACTTAGGCGGTGGTATAAGTCCATACGGAAATTACCGGCTTCAATTTCTTTAAGCAGGTCTTTGTTTGTTGCGGCTACTACACGTACATCAACATCAATTTCCTTTTCGCCACCTACACGGGTAATTTTATTTTCTTGTAAAGCACGTAATACTTTAGCCTGGGCCGATTGGCTCATGTCACCAATCTCGTCAAGGAATAGCGTTCCGCCGTTTGCCGATTCAAATTTGCCTATACGTTGTTTAATGGCCGAAGTAAATGAACCTTTCTCATGGCCAAATAGTTCACTTTCAATTAATTCAGAAGGGATAGCCGCGCAGTTTACCTCAATAATAGGCGCGCTTGAGCGGTTTGATTTTTCGTGCAGCCAACGTGCTACCAACTCTTTACCGCTACCGTTGGCACCTGTAACTAACACGCGGGCATCGGTAGGAGCAACGCGGTCAATGGTTTCTTTGATCTTAATAATAGCCTGCGATTCACCCAGAATAGGGCGTACTTTTGATACTTTACGTTTAAGTACTTTGGCTTCAACAACCAGGCTCCCCCTGTCAAGCGCATTACGAACGGTAATGAGCAGGCGGTTCAAATCAGGTGGTTTGGAGATAAAGTCAAACGCGCCTTTTTTACTGGCTTCCACAGCGGTTTCAACCGTACCGTGGCCTGATATCATGATAAACGGAAGATCGGGTTTAATGGCGAGGCCTTCGGTAAGTACCTCCATGCCATCCATGCGGTTCATTTTAATATCGCATAGCACCAGGTCATAGTCTTTTTTTTCAATTAACTGAAGTCCGTCAACACCATTATCTACATCTTCAACCTCGTAATCTTCATACTCCAAAATTTCGCGAAGCGTATTACGTATCGACCGCTCATCATCAATTATTAAAATTTTAGCCATGTTATATAGTTATGTACAGGTAGTAATTGTTATATCGCTAATATATGAGTTTGTATAGAAAAACAAACACTTTTAATGTGCTATAAAGGTTTAAGGCAGATAAATGTTTGCAATGTTTTTAAATTTATTAAAAAATAAAACGCATTCAAGTAAAAACCCCTCACTTTACAGCAAGGGGTTGTACAGCAGCAAATCTGTAAGCCGGGTTCTGTTTTGCCTTGTTAAAGGGCAACTTCTATCATTTATCTGGCCCTGTTATCACTAACAGGTTTAAACAACCTACCCATCCTAACGACCTGCCTTGCGGCAGATACGGGAGCGAGCAACTCCGCTTTCAGGACCTATTTGGTTTTTCAACTCCTGAGGTTTACCGTCATAGCCGGTCGCCCGGTTATGCCGTGAGCTCTTACCTCACGTTTTCACCCTTACCCACCTAAGCGGGCGGTATTTTCTCTGTGGCACTTTGCTGTCGCCGGCTGCCGGCGCCTTCCCGTTAGGAAGCAGGATGCTCTATGTTGCCCGGACTTTCCTCCGCCAAACAAGCTGGCAGCGATAGAACGTTTTGCGGCATAAAGGTACGGAAATTTTTGCGGTTCATTGTTAATAGATCACAGCTGATAGTTCATGGATCATAGCAGCGTTGTAATTAAATTGTTTTGATTGCCGTTAATCATGATTTATGAATAATGGCCCATCAACTATGATCTATGAACTTAAAATCTATTTGCAGTTTTTCAGGTCGTTCTGAACCTGTTGCAGCGTAATAGTTCCCATTTTATTACCGAAAGAATTGGTAACATAGGTAAGCACCTTAGCAATTTCGAGCGGTGCTATATCATCAGCCTGCATCTGGTCGTCAAATGTTTTGCCGGCAACAGTTATTTTTCCTTTTAGACCGTTCTTGATGAAGCAGGCAAGCGCAGTTTTATTGTTTTTCAGATATGTTGAATCTGTTAATGGAGGGATAAGTGATGATAGCCCTTGGCCTTTATCGCCGTGGCAGTTTTGACAATGTTGCTGATAAACAAGGCTGCCTGCCGAATAATAGCGTTTAAACTCAATTTGATCGTCGCTTTGGCATGATGCACCAATTACAATCAATAAAACAGTTATTGCACCAATTACCTTTAATTTCATTTAGCAGCAATTTGGTCCGGTTCGGCTCTTAACGTTTTTATATCGGCAATCAATTTGGTTACCTCTGCCGGATCTGTGCCTTCGTAAGTACCGCGAAGACGTTTTTGCTTATCTATCAGAATAAAAAATCCATCATGAATATATTCACCTTTA includes:
- the lepA gene encoding translation elongation factor 4; protein product: MEHIRNFCIIAHIDHGKSTLADRLLEYTNTITQRESQAQLLDDMDLERERGITIKSHAIQMDYELDGQKYVLNLIDTPGHVDFSYEVSRSIAACEGALLIVDAAQGIQAQTISNLYLALENDLEIIPILNKMDLPGAMPEEVKDQIVDLIGCKREEILAASGKTGMGVHDILRAIVERVPAPVGDPKAPLQALIFDSVFNSFRGIIAYFKVVNGEIRKGDKVKFVATEKQYLADEVGTLKLRPLAKDVIKTGDVGYIISGIKEAKEVKVGDTITQVDRPCEQGIQGFEEVKPMVFAGIYPVDTEDYEELRESMAKLQLNDASLVFEPESSAALGFGFRCGFLGMLHMEIIQERLEREFNMTVITTVPNVSYLAHTTKGDSFTVNNPSDLPDPSKIDFVEEPYIKATIITKSEFVGPVMSLCIQKRGTITNQSYLTSERVELIFEMPMGEIVFDFYDKLKTISKGYASFDYHQIGYRQSDLVKLDIRLNSEPVDALSSLIFRGNSYDFGKKICEKLKELLPRQQFEIIIQASIGAKIIARETVKALRKDVTAKCYGGDISRKRKLLEKQKQGKKRMRQVGNVEIPQSAFMAVLKLD
- a CDS encoding sigma-54-dependent transcriptional regulator — its product is MAKILIIDDERSIRNTLREILEYEDYEVEDVDNGVDGLQLIEKKDYDLVLCDIKMNRMDGMEVLTEGLAIKPDLPFIMISGHGTVETAVEASKKGAFDFISKPPDLNRLLITVRNALDRGSLVVEAKVLKRKVSKVRPILGESQAIIKIKETIDRVAPTDARVLVTGANGSGKELVARWLHEKSNRSSAPIIEVNCAAIPSELIESELFGHEKGSFTSAIKQRIGKFESANGGTLFLDEIGDMSQSAQAKVLRALQENKITRVGGEKEIDVDVRVVAATNKDLLKEIEAGNFRMDLYHRLSVILIHVPPLIERKDDISLLTQSFLDEICNEYGMPVKKISDAALEALKSLPWTGNIRELRNMVERLIILSDKVITDNDVRAFANPSAPVAVTAAGSAAPAPQTDFDQFNNFQEYKDFAEREYIKFKLEKNNWNVSKTADDIDIQRSHLYSKIEKFGLKRGE
- a CDS encoding Rieske (2Fe-2S) protein, coding for MTWHKIDHTPDFSRPFIKKVKAGSKSICLVGFEGKLYAVSAKCPHAGADLSEGLCVRKLIVCPYHRYTYDLETGKGGEGQNDFIETYPVEIREDGVYIGVNSLWDKLRLGFK
- a CDS encoding c-type cytochrome; the protein is MKLKVIGAITVLLIVIGASCQSDDQIEFKRYYSAGSLVYQQHCQNCHGDKGQGLSSLIPPLTDSTYLKNNKTALACFIKNGLKGKITVAGKTFDDQMQADDIAPLEIAKVLTYVTNSFGNKMGTITLQQVQNDLKNCK
- a CDS encoding fructosamine kinase family protein, producing MLNHIQSKLNLCITDVSAVIGGDINKVYRLQGDGSCYLLKVNDRYNYPNMFAREQEGLCAIGKTNTISVPDVILKGEVDNESYLVLEWINAGSGNALSSSKLGTEIARMHKNSDAQFGFYTDNYMGSLHQSNKRHGSWTQFFVEERLQPMVKMAVNKKELNQSDVRKFDELYKKLPGLFTEEPPALLHGDLWGGNYLIDVEGKPYLIDPAVCYGNREFDIAMTTLFGGFDRAFYEAYNAEFPFQNGWQQRLQLWNLYPLLVHVNLFGGMYAKQVRDNLSVFV
- a CDS encoding CPBP family intramembrane glutamic endopeptidase, with translation MFNEQETVRTSLCTQCGASNGVNVKFCSSCGHKQTETFNSQTAHNWELLKQTALFYCIYILVCALSSFVDYFKTIGWFLVIEIIIAGTAVIFFAYNWANCKKLLRWPSFSFPKLAAYGAFAMTSALLIHYIANWVNVIVFSRDYYYYSIFADSPGSAYLIIFFTAITPALFEELGFRGYLLQSLLNIADTGQAVFISAFLFAIIHLSFISLFWLIPFALFLGYTRVKENTIWYGVFFHFCFNLTACLFELL
- a CDS encoding zinc ribbon domain-containing protein, which produces MENQIPVAVQLTEKCAHCNADSKAEDTFCTQCGYPLKGTEAEQNKFISERQVEEIDMFTYNKTLRQASNTLYYLAGVFIFAGLIYFFIHKDEVDVVSVVVTNIIMAAIFLVLGAYSKRKPLACLISGLSLYVIVQVLNAIIEPISIAQGIIIKIVIIGYMIKGIKSAMEIEKIRKENNIA
- a CDS encoding tetrahydrofolate dehydrogenase/cyclohydrolase catalytic domain-containing protein yields the protein MQLLDGKYVSEKLKVEIAEEAAKILEKTGRKPHLVAVLVGHDGGSETYVASKMKNCEKVGFKSSLVRYEDDVTEEELLKKVEELNADADIDGIIVQLPLPKHIDPEKVTERIDHRKDVDGFHPVNLGRMQRNLPSFIPATPYGITLMLKEYGIETAGKHCVVVGRSNIVGSPMSILMARNTTPGNCTVTICHSRTPDIKKFTLDADILIVAIGKKNFITADMVKDGVVVVDVGMNRETSATTKSGFKLYGDVDFENVAPKSSWITPVPGGVGLMTIVGLLKNTLASANKEVYK